The following proteins come from a genomic window of Larimichthys crocea isolate SSNF chromosome XV, L_crocea_2.0, whole genome shotgun sequence:
- the LOC104939155 gene encoding oxysterol-binding protein-related protein 2-like, which produces MNSEEEFYDAETGLESDDSCEVSFKDALVYDSEQVTGGGGTTTTTTTQENGVWERRKTLPAEMISRNNFSVWSILKKCIGMELSKIAMPVVFNEPLSFLQRISEYMEHTHLIHKACSLSDSIDRMQVVAAFAVSAVASQWERTGKPFNPLLGETYELIRQDEGYRLISEQVSHHPPVSAFHAQSLKQEFEFHGSIYPKLKFWGKSVEAEPKGTMTLELLKHKEAYTWTNPMCCVHNIILGKLWIEQYGTVEIVNHSTGDKCVLNFKPCGMFGKELHKVEGYIQDKSKKKRRVIYGKWTECMYSVDPKVYEAYKKSDKKMVGDSKKPKSEHSCEGDEDDELPGVQETVTVIPGSALLWRITPRPAHSAQMYNFTTFAMTLNELEPSMERVLPPTDCRLRPDIRAMENADIDAASTEKERLEEKQRASRRERSKDEEEWSTRWFHLGTNPHTGAEDWLYTGGYFDRNYTDCPNIY; this is translated from the exons ATGAACAGCGAGGAAGAGTTTTACGACgctgagacag GGCTGGAGTCAGATGATTCCTGTGAGGTCAGTTTCAAAGATGCCCTGGTGTATGACAGTGAGCAGGTGACCGGCGGTGGaggcaccaccaccaccaccaccacgcaGGAGAACGGAGTGTGGGAGCGCAG GAAAACTCTGCCGGCTGAAATGATCTCCAGGAACAACTTCAGCGTTTGGAGCATACTGAAGAAATGCATCGGCATG GAGCTGTCCAAAATAGCGATGCCCGTTGTGTTTAACGAGCCGCTGAGTTTCCTCCAGAGGATTTCAGAGTACATGGAGCACACTCACCTCATCCACAAAGCCTGCAGTTTGTCTGACTCAATAGACCGCATGCAG GTTGTTGCTGCGTTCGCTGTTTCGGCTGTAGCGTCTCAATGGGAACGGACTGGAAAGCCATTTAATCCTTTACTGGGGGAGACGTACGAGCTCATAAG ACAGGACGAGGGATACAGATTGATCTCGGAGCAGGTGAGCcaccacccacctgtcagtgcCTTCCATGCCCAGTCTCTGAAGCAAGAGTTCGAGTTTCACGGCTCCATCTACCCAAAACTCAAATTCTGGGGCAAAAGTGTGGAGGCCGAGCCGAAAGGCACGATGACGCTGGAGCTGCTGAA ACATAAAGAAGCGTACACGTGGACGAACCCGATGTGTTGCGTGCACAACATCATCCTGGGGAAGCTCTGGATCGAACAATACGGCACAGTGGAGATAGTCAACCACAG CACGGGAGACAAGTGCGTGTTAAACTTCAAACCGTGCGGCATGTTCGGGAAAGAGCTGCACAAAGTAGAAGGTTATATCCAAGACAAAAG TAAGAAGAAGCGGCGAGTGATCTACGGGAAGTGGACAGAGTGCATGTACAGTGTGGATCCAAAGGTTTATGAGGCGTACAAGAAGTCGGACAAGAAGATGGTGGGGGATTCTAAAAAGCCGAAATCG GAACATAGCTGTGAAGGTGATGAGGACGATGAGTTACCAGGAGTTCAAGAGACCGTGACTGTGATACCAGGAAGTGCCTTACTGTGGAGGATAACGCCGCGGCCTGCTCACTCAGCACAG ATGTATAACTTCACCACCTTTGCCATGACACTAAATGAGCTGGAGCCCAGCATGGAGAGAGTACTGCCACCGACAGACTGCCGGCTGAGGCCGGACATCAGAGCCATGGAGAACGCGGACATAG acGCAGCAAGTACAGAGAAGGAACGGttagaggagaaacaaagagcgTCGCGCAGAGAACGCTCCAAGGATGAGGAGGAGTGGTCAACCAG gtGGTTTCATCTGGGAACAAACCCTCACACGGGAGCCGAGGATTGGCTGTACACAGGTGGATACTTTGACAGGAATTACACTGACTGTCCCAACATTTATTGA